CCCGGCCATGGAGTCCCTCTGCAGTCGGCAGTACAACTCCACCATCTCCGGGCTGTGGAGGAAATGTCATCGGGAGGGATTCGACCTGGAGACAGAGGATCTCATCTTTAAAGGTTTCATCATTTGATCACGTCACATGATAAACCATATGTTGTTTACAGCCTATATAATGTCAGTGGCGCTATAGTCTTTGGTGACAAGCCCTATTTATGCTCGTTGATGTGTGGTGAAATCATCATCGGAATTTGGGCGCTATCCGAGGTGCTGAATGCTGATTTAGCGGTTAGCGGTCCGCCCACATTCAGGCCTATATGCTGCAGCAACTAGGCTTTGCATCCATCATTTGATTCACAATGTGACACTACTGTTTGATTTATTTGTGCCACCTCAACGTTGTTAGGGAGTTCACGGGGGCGTACTGTACTAGACTAGGCCTACTCCTCTGTGTGATGCTTTCTGAGAGAAGCCTACAGGCAACAGAGCTGCAACGAAGACTCTAAGCCAATAAAGAAGAAAAACCCGTTTTATAAACATTGACAATATGTGATGAATCTATGCTACTAACCATTTAATTTTTTTCCTCTGGTAGACAACATATGCAATAATCTATTTTTTTTTTGTCGATTCAATATGGCCTCTCCGTGTGAAACTACGTGTTGTTTTTGTTCCTTCTCTGCAGGTTTAGTTCAGCGCTGCACACCAATAAAATACTACTACTATTCTTTAGCCCTCCCCAGAAAGCTGAGCATCAATATAATCAAGACTATTCGTCAGGATGAGTGGCACGCACTCCGTAAGTTTACCCACAATATCCCCTTTTTAATCTTCATCTCTGTCCAGgcgaagaagaagaaactgtaacAACAATGTCAACTCATAATGATCCCGACTTAATAACAGACATTATAATTCAGTAAAAAATATCCTTCATAGAGGAATTACCATATTATAAGCCGTATTAGAATACATAATAATTGTtattttattcaactaggcaagtcagttaagaacccatttttatttacaatgaaggcctacccggggaacagtgtgttaattgctcaggggcagaacgaaagatttataccttgtcagctcagggatacgTTCTAGCAATcacttttggttactggtccaacgctctaaacactaggctacctgccgccccaaaatcaTAACGCCTCATACATGCTTTTAACAAGTTATGAAGCATTGTCCCTGCAGGTTTTAGGTAAAGGGTTAGCAAGATTGTATATTTGCTGACGTTTTTGACGTTTTGATCAAATTCCTTCATCCAATTTTCTCGCTCCCTGTGTAGACCTGCAGAGAATGACAGTCAGTTTCATCGGCATGGCTGTGTCCATCATCCTGTTTGGCTGGGTGATCGGAGCTCTGGGCTGCTGTCAGCAGCATGACCTGATGCAGTACGTAGCGGGACTGCTCTTTCTCATGGGAGGTAAGTGGAGAACTGTtttataacacacacacgcacgcacacacacgcagcacGTAACAGTACTGTTCTTCCTCCTGAGAGCTGAGTACTGAGAGTTGCTGTACAGTAGAAGAACAGAGCAATACCACAAAGCACCACTTGGGGGCgtcagtgttttattttttatggaGAGTGATGCATTGTGTGAGTCCTAccatggcaccatattccctatcaCAACAGCCCTATGGGGgtattagggtgccatttgggacgtaggcaTTGTCCTGCTCGGCAGAAATATGCTGAATTCTAATCTACCGCAAATCTAGTCACTCCTGTAGAatctgagaggattggatagATATACGTATTATCTTGCCCTCTGATTGGCTTGGTAAGAATCCGCTCAGCTCGGCAGGAGTGACTAGGTATTAGGGGACTAGGGAGTATGGACTAAGGTTCGATTTGGAATACAGGTATAATTATAATACCATCGACAAATGCATGAAACGGTTCATATATAATTGTCCATGTATGTAGAGGATGGCTAGAATGGAAGAACGTGTGTCACACGGGTGAAATaatccccccactctctctctctcccctctctctctcactctccctctctctctctcccctcctatctctctctctctcccctcctatctctctctctcccctcctatctctctctctcccctcctatctctctctctctcccctcctatctctctctccctctctccccctctctctctctcccacctctctctctcccaactctctctctctccccccctctctcccacctctctctctcccctcctatctctctctctttctcggcctctctctctctccccctctctcccacctctctctctcccctcctatctctcaccctctctctctccccctctcgcccacctttctctctctcccctcctctctctcactctcccccttccatcttccctctcctctccctctctccccccttccatcttccctctcctctctctctttatctctccccccttccatcttccccctcctctctctctctctctctctctctctctctctctctctctctctctctctcatcaggaACATGCTGTATCATCTCTCTGTGTACATGTGTAGCAGGGATCAACTTCCAACTGTCCCGTTATCCTCGGTATATGTATGGGATCCCAGAGGACATCAGTCACGGATACGGCTGGTCCATGTTCTGCGCATGGGGGGGCCTAGGTCTCACCCTATTGGCCGGCTTCCTGTGCACGCTGGCTCCTTCCCTCTACCCCCCCGTGCCTCACACTATGGTAGAGAGGCTGCAACGCAAGCCTCGACATGAGAACGGCTGTGTGTgacaccatagaaatagaattactatTTGACTTCAATGGGAATGTTCATTCTAGTAATGGGAATGTCCATTCTAGTAATGGGAATGTCTGTTCTAGTAATGGGAATGTCCGTTCTAGTAATGGGAATGTCCATTCTAGTAATGGGAATGTCCGTTCTAGTAATGGGAATGTGTGTTCTAGTAATGGGAATGTCCATTTTAGTAATGGGAATGTCCATTCTAGTAATGGGAATACCCATTCTAGTAATGGGAATGTCCGTTCTAGTAATGGGAATGTCCGTTCTAGTAATGGGAATGTCCGTTCTAGTAATGGGAATGTCCGTTCTAGTAATGGGAATGTCCGTTCTAGTAATGGGAATGTCCGTTCTAGTAATGGGAATGTCCGTTCTAGTAATGGGAATGTCCGTTCTAGTAATGGGAATGTCCATTCTAGTAATGGGAATGTCTGTTCTAGTAATGGGAATGTCTATTCTAGTAATGGGAATGTCCATTCTAGTAATGGGAATGTCCATTCTAGTAATGGGAATGTCCATTCTAGTAATGGGAATGTCCATTCTAGTAATGGGAATGTCTATTCTAGTAATGGGAATACCCATTCTAGTAATGGGAATGTCCATTGTTGTAATGGGAATATCCGTTCTAGTAATGGGAATGACTATTCTAGTAATGGGAATGTCCATTCTAGTAATGGGAATGTGAATGACCATTCAAGTAATGGGAATGTCTGTTCTAGTAATGGGAATGTCTGTTCTAGTAATGGGAATGTGAATGTCCGTTCTAGTAATGTGAATGTCTGTTCTAGTAATGTGAATGTCCGTTCTAGTAATGGGAATGTCCATTCAAGTAATGGGAATGTCTGTTCTAGTAATGGGAATGTCCGTTCTAGTAATGGGAATGTCCGTTCTAGTAATGGGAATGTCCGTTCTAGTAATGGGAATGTCTGTTCTAGTAATGGGAATGTCCGTTCTAGTAATGGGAATGTCCATTCTAGTAATGGGAATGTCCATTCAAGTAATGGGAATGTCCGTTCAAGTAATGGGAATGTCTGTTCTAGTAATGGGAATGTCCGTTCTAGTAATGTGAATGTCCATTTGAGAATGTCTGTtctagtaattctatttctatgtgtggCACTCTGCCAAACCTTCAACTCCCAGTGACAGGAGTGTGTGACCGTGTCAGTATCTGCCAGACTTTCCAGTGACAGGACACTCATCCCTCTTGTCCCTTTGACAGTCAGTCATCCCTTCCTCTGAAAAAAATATGTTGATATGTGCTGGTCTGACTGGACTGGGGACGTTACCCAGGGACTAAGAAGTAAGATCTGTCAGACACACAGCATTGATTGCACAAAGAAAAGAAACAGACAAAAATATTCTGTCTCTCAAGCTTGAAGGGAATTTGTTAGGGTTGGATGATGACAGTTTACTGAAGAGGATTTCAAATCTTCTTCTGGTGCTTTCTTttcttctgtcctcctcctcctcttcctcctccctaacCAAAACTGTCAACAGCTACAGAATTATATTTCTGTCCCATAATGAATTGTGTAGTGGAGAATTTACTCTAGTAAATATCTTCCTGTACCTTTGACCTTTGATGCTGGTTCTACAAAATTGAAGAAGACAGAAGAACAATGATAGCACCAACTTTAAGGGTTGAATTTCCACTGCAATGTTCACTTAAGGGCTCTATTCTGTCCGGATCTCTGAAGCATTACAGGTCTCTGAAGAGTTACAGAtcgctgaagcgttacagatcTCTGAAAAGTTACAGATCTCTGAAGAGTTACAGATCTCTGAAGAGTTACAGATCTCAGATCTCTGGTTCCATTCCATTACAGATCTCTGAAGCGCTACAGATCTCTGAAGAGTTACAGATCTCTGAAGAGTTACAGATCTCTGAAGAGTTACAGGTCTCTGAAGAGTTACAGATCTCTGAAGAGTTACAGATCTCTGAAGAGTTACAGATCTCTGAAGAGTTACAGGTCTCTGAAGAGTTACAGATCTCTGAAGAGTTACAGATCTCAGATCTctggttccattccattccagatCTCTGAAGAGTTACAGATCTCTGAAGAGCTACAGATCCCTGAAGCATTACAGATCTCTGAAGAGTTACAGATCCCTGAAGCATTACAGATCTCTGAAGAGTTACAGATCCCTGAAGCATTACACATCTCTGAAGAGTTACAGATCCCTGAAGCTTTACAGATctctgaagcgttacagattgcgCAATAGAAATGTAAATGTAAGATTGAGCCGACGtaatgcagcgtttaccgtgaatgcagtatCCACTAACGCAGGAACAttacctttaaatttcaatcatgaTGTAACGCTGAACCTCCGCTATACttattgaatagagcccttagtctCCCACTGACGTCAATGCATGGCCAAGTGAAAATTCCACATGTTCCCCTAGATAAGACTTAATAAAGTTGAACATTTAAATAATATGGATGTGTATTCTCAGATTTTTGAAGAGCAATCATGTGGTATTCCTTTATGTTCCCACTGAAACCAAAATAATATGTAAattacattttgaaaatgtatgCAGGTTTGCATTTGTATGTATTCAAAGAAAACATGAGCATTAATTAAGATACAAGACTATATTTGATGGGAAATGTTTGGATGTTTTTTCTGTTTACTGATCATGATAGCCCGTCCAATCAAGATATTTTTGAAAAATAAAATGATGATACAAACTGTTGCTCTTGTGGTGGTTAAATGTATACTACTATTATACAATAAAATACATAGGGTTCCATTCAATACCAtgcagggttccattccatatagggttccattccatatagggttccattccatacagggttccattcaATACAGGGTTCCTTTCAAtaccatatagggttccattccatatagggtaacattccatacagggttccattccatatagggttccattccatatagggttccattccatacagggttccattccatatagggttccattccattccatatagggttccattccatacagggttccattccatatagggttccattccatatagggttccattccattccatacaaggttccattccatataggattccattccattcagggttccattccatatagggttccattccattccatacaaggttccattccatataggactccattccatatagggttccattccattccatacaaggttccattccatataggattccattccattcagggttccattccatacagggttccattcaATACCATATAggtttccattccatatagggtaacattccatacagggttccattccatatagggttccattccatatagggttccattccatacagggttccattccatatagggttccattccattccatacagggttccattccatatagggttccattccatatagggttccattccatacagggttccattccatatagggttccattccattcagggttccattccatatcgggttccattccattccatgcaaggttccattccatacaaggttccattccatatagggttccattccattccatacagggttccattccatatagggttccattcaataccatatagggttccattccatatagggtaacattccatacagggttccattccatatagggttccattccatatagggttccattccatacagggttccattccatatagggttccattccattccatatagggttccattccatacagggttccattccatatagggttccattccatatagggttccattccattccatacaaggttccattccatataggattccattccattcagggttccattccatatagggttccattccattccatacaaggttccattccatataggactccattccatatagggttccattccattccatacaaggttccattccatataggattccattccattcagggttccattccatacagggttccattcaATACCATATAggtttccattccatatagggtaacattccatacagggttccattccatatagggttccattccatatagggttccattccatacagggttccattccatatagggttccattccattccatacagggttccattccatatagggttccattccatacagggttccattccatatagggttccattccattcagggttccattccatatcgggttccattccattccatgcaaggttccattccatacaaggttccattccatatagggttccattccattccatacagggttccattccatatagggttccattcaataccatatagggttccattccatatagggttccattccatacagggttccattccatatagggttccattccatatagggttccattccatatagggttccattccattcagggttccattccatatagggttccattccattccatacaaggttccattccatataggactccattccatataggattccattccattccatacagggttccattccatatagggttccattccatacagggttccattccatataaggttccattccatatagggttccattccatacagggttccattccattccatacaaggttccattccatatagggttccattccatatagggttccattccatatagggttccattccatatagggttccattccattcagggttccattccatatagggttccattccatatagggttccattccattccatatagggttccattccatacagggttccattccatatagggttccattccatatagggttccattccattccatacaaggttccattccatataggattCATTCCAttcagggttccattccatatagggttccattccattccatatagggttccattccatatagggttccattccatacagggttccattccatacagggttccTTTCAAtaccatatagggttccattccatatagggtaacattccatacagggttccattccatatagggttccattccatatagggttccattccatacagggttccattccatatagggttccattccattccatatagggttccattccatacagggttccattccatatagggttccattccatatagggttccatgcCATTCCATAcaaggttccattccatataggattccattccattcagggttccattccatatagggttccattccattccatacaaggttccattccatataggactccattccatatagggttccattccattccatacaaggttccattccatataggattccattccatttagggttccattccatacagggttccattcaATACCATATAggtttccattccatatagggtaacattccatacagggttccattccatatagggttccattccatatagggttccattccatacagggttccattccatatagggttccattccattccatacagggttccattccatatagggttccattccatacagggttccattccatatagggttccattccatatagggttccattccatatcgggttccattccattccatgcaaggttccattccatacaaggttccattccatatagggttccattccattccatacagggttccattccatatagggttccattcaataccatatagggttccattccatatagggttccattccatacagggttccattccatacagggttccattccatatagggttccattccattccatacagggttccattccatatagggttccattccatacagggttccattccatatagggttccattccatatagggttccattccatatcgggttccattccattccatgcaaggttccattccatacaaggttccat
This DNA window, taken from Oncorhynchus kisutch isolate 150728-3 linkage group LG22, Okis_V2, whole genome shotgun sequence, encodes the following:
- the LOC109867060 gene encoding transmembrane protein 178B-like isoform X3 gives rise to the protein MSAMRTLTVAGLFLAFCALGLIAVAICTDNWYETDARRHRERCKNYSNKRNDPGFIYISNQNLPLRMLPKENNVERKRSSGGLLLRAKRHFLPPAPAMESLCSRQYNSTISGLWRKCHREGFDLETEDLIFKALPRKLSINIIKTIRQDEWHALHLQRMTVSFIGMAVSIILFGWVIGALGCCQQHDLMQYVAGLLFLMGGTCCIISLCTCVAGINFQLSRYPRYMYGIPEDISHGYGWSMFCAWGGLGLTLLAGFLCTLAPSLYPPVPHTMVERLQRKPRHENGCV
- the LOC109867060 gene encoding transmembrane protein 178B-like isoform X2, which produces MSAMRTLTVAGLFLAFCALGLIAVAICTDNWYETDARRHRERCKNYSNKRNDPGFIYISNQNLPLRMLPKENNVERKRSSGGLLLRAKRHFLPPAPAMESLCSRQYNSTISGLWRKCHREGFDLETEDLIFKGLVQRCTPIKYYYYSLALPRKLSINIIKTIRQDEWHALHLQRMTVSFIGMAVSIILFGWVIGALGCCQQHDLMQYVAGLLFLMGGTCCIISLCTCVAGINFQLSRYPRYMYGIPEDISHGYGWSMFCAWGGLGLTLLAGFLCTLAPSLYPPVPHTMVERLQRKPRHENGCV
- the LOC109867060 gene encoding insoluble matrix shell protein 4-like isoform X1, which produces MRTAVCDTIEIELLFDFNGNVHSSNGNVHSSNGNVCSSNGNVRSSNGNVHSSNGNVRSSNGNVCSSNGNVHFSNGNVHSSNGNTHSSNGNVRSSNGNVRSSNGNVRSSNGNVRSSNGNVRSSNGNVRSSNGNVRSSNGNVRSSNGNVHSSNGNVCSSNGNVYSSNGNVHSSNGNVHSSNGNVHSSNGNVHSSNGNVYSSNGNTHSSNGNVHCCNGNIRSSNGNDYSSNGNVHSSNGNVNDHSSNGNVCSSNGNVCSSNGNVNVRSSNVNVCSSNVNVRSSNGNVHSSNGNVCSSNGNVRSSNGNVRSSNGNVRSSNGNVCSSNGNVRSSNGNVHSSNGNVHSSNGNVRSSNGNVCSSNGNVRSSNVNVHLRMSVLVILFLCVALCQTFNSQ